A genomic window from Mustela erminea isolate mMusErm1 chromosome 16, mMusErm1.Pri, whole genome shotgun sequence includes:
- the VPS28 gene encoding vacuolar protein sorting-associated protein 28 homolog isoform X2 — MFHGIPATPGIGAPGNKPELYEEVKLYKNAREREKYDNMAELFAVVKTVQALEKAYIKDCVTPNEYTAACSRLLVQYKAAFRQVQGAEISSIDEFCRKFRLDCPLAMERIREDRPITIKDDKGNLNRCIADVVSLFITVMDKLRLEIRAMDEPDLRELMETMHRMSHLPPDFEGRQTVSQWCARCSSTWSRPTTPSTASCTPEPPGPGSPGGLCSAPRTCPPDSPVSCHPEWLHLGARPWCLNPPSPQ, encoded by the exons ATGTTTCACGGGATCCCAGCCACTCCGGGCATCGGAG CGCCTGGAAACAAGCCGGAGCTCTACGAG GAAGTGAAGCTGTACAAGAATGCCCGGGAGCGGGAGAA GTACGACAACATGGCCGAGCTGTTTGCCGTAGTGAAGACGGTGCAGGCCCTGGAGAAGGCCTACATCAAGGACTGCGTCACCCCCAACGA ATACACCGCCGCGTGTTCCCGGCTCTTGGTCCAGTACAAAGCCGCCTTCCGGCAGGTTCAGGGCGCAGAAATCAGCTCCATTGATGAATTCTGCCGCAAGTTCCGT CTGGACTGCCCGCTCGCCATGGAGAGGATCCGGGAGGACCGGCCCATTACCATTAAGGACGACAAGGGCAACTTGAACCGCTGCATCGCTGACGTGGTCTCG CTCTTCATCACGGTGATGGACAAGCTGCGCCTGGAGATCCGTGCCATGGACGAG CCTGACCTGCGGGAGCTGATGGAGACCATGCATCGCATGAGCCACCTGCCCCCGGACTTCGAGGGCCGCCAGACTGTGAGCCAGTG GTGCGCCAGATGCTCTTCGACCTGGAGTCGGCCTACAACGCCTTCAACCGCTTCCTGCACGCCTGAGCCGCCCGGCCCGGGGTCCCCGGGAGGGCTCTGCAGCGCGCCGCGTACCTGTCCCCCAGATAGTCCTGTGTCCTGCCACCCAGAGTGGCTCCATCTGGGTGCCCGTCCCTGGTGTCTCAACCCACCTTCCCCACAATAA
- the VPS28 gene encoding vacuolar protein sorting-associated protein 28 homolog isoform X1, whose product MFHGIPATPGIGAPGNKPELYEEVKLYKNAREREKYDNMAELFAVVKTVQALEKAYIKDCVTPNEYTAACSRLLVQYKAAFRQVQGAEISSIDEFCRKFRLDCPLAMERIREDRPITIKDDKGNLNRCIADVVSLFITVMDKLRLEIRAMDEIQPDLRELMETMHRMSHLPPDFEGRQTVSQWCARCSSTWSRPTTPSTASCTPEPPGPGSPGGLCSAPRTCPPDSPVSCHPEWLHLGARPWCLNPPSPQ is encoded by the exons ATGTTTCACGGGATCCCAGCCACTCCGGGCATCGGAG CGCCTGGAAACAAGCCGGAGCTCTACGAG GAAGTGAAGCTGTACAAGAATGCCCGGGAGCGGGAGAA GTACGACAACATGGCCGAGCTGTTTGCCGTAGTGAAGACGGTGCAGGCCCTGGAGAAGGCCTACATCAAGGACTGCGTCACCCCCAACGA ATACACCGCCGCGTGTTCCCGGCTCTTGGTCCAGTACAAAGCCGCCTTCCGGCAGGTTCAGGGCGCAGAAATCAGCTCCATTGATGAATTCTGCCGCAAGTTCCGT CTGGACTGCCCGCTCGCCATGGAGAGGATCCGGGAGGACCGGCCCATTACCATTAAGGACGACAAGGGCAACTTGAACCGCTGCATCGCTGACGTGGTCTCG CTCTTCATCACGGTGATGGACAAGCTGCGCCTGGAGATCCGTGCCATGGACGAG ATCCAGCCTGACCTGCGGGAGCTGATGGAGACCATGCATCGCATGAGCCACCTGCCCCCGGACTTCGAGGGCCGCCAGACTGTGAGCCAGTG GTGCGCCAGATGCTCTTCGACCTGGAGTCGGCCTACAACGCCTTCAACCGCTTCCTGCACGCCTGAGCCGCCCGGCCCGGGGTCCCCGGGAGGGCTCTGCAGCGCGCCGCGTACCTGTCCCCCAGATAGTCCTGTGTCCTGCCACCCAGAGTGGCTCCATCTGGGTGCCCGTCCCTGGTGTCTCAACCCACCTTCCCCACAATAA
- the VPS28 gene encoding vacuolar protein sorting-associated protein 28 homolog isoform X4 — MFHGIPATPGIGAPGNKPELYEEVKLYKNAREREKYDNMAELFAVVKTVQALEKAYIKDCVTPNEYTAACSRLLVQYKAAFRQVQGAEISSIDEFCRKFRLDCPLAMERIREDRPITIKDDKGNLNRCIADVVSLFITVMDKLRLEIRAMDEPDLRELMETMHRMSHLPPDFEGRQTVSQWLQTLSGMSASDELDDSQVRQMLFDLESAYNAFNRFLHA, encoded by the exons ATGTTTCACGGGATCCCAGCCACTCCGGGCATCGGAG CGCCTGGAAACAAGCCGGAGCTCTACGAG GAAGTGAAGCTGTACAAGAATGCCCGGGAGCGGGAGAA GTACGACAACATGGCCGAGCTGTTTGCCGTAGTGAAGACGGTGCAGGCCCTGGAGAAGGCCTACATCAAGGACTGCGTCACCCCCAACGA ATACACCGCCGCGTGTTCCCGGCTCTTGGTCCAGTACAAAGCCGCCTTCCGGCAGGTTCAGGGCGCAGAAATCAGCTCCATTGATGAATTCTGCCGCAAGTTCCGT CTGGACTGCCCGCTCGCCATGGAGAGGATCCGGGAGGACCGGCCCATTACCATTAAGGACGACAAGGGCAACTTGAACCGCTGCATCGCTGACGTGGTCTCG CTCTTCATCACGGTGATGGACAAGCTGCGCCTGGAGATCCGTGCCATGGACGAG CCTGACCTGCGGGAGCTGATGGAGACCATGCATCGCATGAGCCACCTGCCCCCGGACTTCGAGGGCCGCCAGACTGTGAGCCAGTG GCTGCAGACCCTGAGCGGCATGTCGGCCTCCGACGAGCTGGACGATTCCCAGGTGCGCCAGATGCTCTTCGACCTGGAGTCGGCCTACAACGCCTTCAACCGCTTCCTGCACGCCTGA
- the VPS28 gene encoding vacuolar protein sorting-associated protein 28 homolog isoform X3, which yields MFHGIPATPGIGAPGNKPELYEEVKLYKNAREREKYDNMAELFAVVKTVQALEKAYIKDCVTPNEYTAACSRLLVQYKAAFRQVQGAEISSIDEFCRKFRLDCPLAMERIREDRPITIKDDKGNLNRCIADVVSLFITVMDKLRLEIRAMDEIQPDLRELMETMHRMSHLPPDFEGRQTVSQWLQTLSGMSASDELDDSQVRQMLFDLESAYNAFNRFLHA from the exons ATGTTTCACGGGATCCCAGCCACTCCGGGCATCGGAG CGCCTGGAAACAAGCCGGAGCTCTACGAG GAAGTGAAGCTGTACAAGAATGCCCGGGAGCGGGAGAA GTACGACAACATGGCCGAGCTGTTTGCCGTAGTGAAGACGGTGCAGGCCCTGGAGAAGGCCTACATCAAGGACTGCGTCACCCCCAACGA ATACACCGCCGCGTGTTCCCGGCTCTTGGTCCAGTACAAAGCCGCCTTCCGGCAGGTTCAGGGCGCAGAAATCAGCTCCATTGATGAATTCTGCCGCAAGTTCCGT CTGGACTGCCCGCTCGCCATGGAGAGGATCCGGGAGGACCGGCCCATTACCATTAAGGACGACAAGGGCAACTTGAACCGCTGCATCGCTGACGTGGTCTCG CTCTTCATCACGGTGATGGACAAGCTGCGCCTGGAGATCCGTGCCATGGACGAG ATCCAGCCTGACCTGCGGGAGCTGATGGAGACCATGCATCGCATGAGCCACCTGCCCCCGGACTTCGAGGGCCGCCAGACTGTGAGCCAGTG GCTGCAGACCCTGAGCGGCATGTCGGCCTCCGACGAGCTGGACGATTCCCAGGTGCGCCAGATGCTCTTCGACCTGGAGTCGGCCTACAACGCCTTCAACCGCTTCCTGCACGCCTGA